AGCAACCTTGATAAAAAGTAAAAcgttaattaaatttaattaaaaaaaaatggtatatatatataattgtggaaaaaaaaaagaaaaaattttgaattactGTTATATCGTTAGTTTGTTTTGCCTTgaaaattgatattttatttaaaaatacgATAGAATATTGATTTTATGCTAAATGTAATATTGATCTATGCTAAATGTTATATTTATgctaataattaattttgcaaaatattatgatttGATTATCATCGGTAGATTGTTTTACAAGTCTCTTACTCACAAACACATCTTGTACTTCAGTTCAAGTGAAATAAGTCAATGCCATTGATACAATACTAAAACAACCTTCACCTAATATAAGACCTGAACAAAAAATGATCATTAAAGTAGAATCTAATGAAACATTATAATGATTCCAAATTGAAGATATCATCCCACCCAAGAATCTTGCCAATGTGAAATTTGGAGTATTACAAATACCCACTCCCATTGCAATCCCCGAGGGAACCCATCTGGTTCTATTGGGataacaatttttaattaatgataaaaatgatgCAATAATGGCGAAGACTAAAGCACAATCCAAAGCATGTTTTGGTAAATTTTGACCCAAAACTAATCTTGCACAATCTACCCATACTGCTGCAGTGGGGACACGGAATCTATCACCTGGGATGGTATATATATGagaataacaataatatactATTGCCGAAAGTGGGACAGACCATAATGTACCCAATAGTTGGGCAATGAATTGATCACGAGGTGCAGCACCTACTAAATGACCAGTTTTCAAATCTTGCATCAAATCACCGGCTTGTTGAGCCCCAGCTTCTGCAATGGCACCTGCAACAAGATTAAGAAGCACTGCACCTTTATGGGAGCGTGGAATTACTATGGCAAAGATTAATTGAGATAGTTTACCAATGCCACTCACCGGGTTAAGATCAGTTTCACCTAGAGCACGAATGGCTAATACAGCAAAGAAAAATGCTAGACATAAAGACAATAGTATAGAATAAATGGGGACCAATTGAGATCCAAAGAGACGTaacattaaaataatacaaagaAGAGACGAGATGATGAGACCAGAGATGACTGTTGTGCTTGTTACCAATTCATTTGGAGGTACATCAGAAAGTGAATCATTGCCATCAAGTTGTGATAATTCCATAGTAAATTCCTTAGTATTGgaatgaattaatttaatcatGGAACGTACAATAAATACAACAAACCCTACAACTGCATCAGCAATCATAATCGATAATGCAGTCCATAGAATCCAACCTTGAATCCCATTTTCCCAATCATTGGGAGGAGAATCTGGAGAGACCCATTCGTTATGACGAGCCAAGGGAGCCAAGATGGCCCATCCAAGAACACAACCGCCAAGCATATGAGATACTGTGGGGAGACCCATGATAGCACCTTGGCCAAAATAAGCTGGGGATAATTGGAATGTCCAAAGGTAATTATGAGCCAAGTGAGATCCCAAGAAGGGGATATTTTGCAATATGGGGAAGATGTATGTAATGGCAGAAAAGATTGATGAGAATATAAACGTGTTTTTCAAAAGAGAAATTGGTGGGGATGTGTTTGTGTTTGCAAGTGTACTTGTAAttgtatttgtaattgtatTTGTGGCAGCAGGATTTGTGTCGCGAGGACTCGCGCCACTAATTTCTGCGCCACTAAGTTCCGCGCCACTAAGTTCCGCGCCACTAATTGCATCTGCGCCCGCATTAGCACCACGACCAGCGGTAGTCCCTGTCAAGACACCAATCAATGTTGCTGTGGCACTTCCACTAGGGAACCGCAATTTCTCTGTAATAATAGCATGTTTACGCAAAGGTACTGCACAAAACACACCAAAAAAGGCCAAAGCGGCCGCCCATGTGACCAGCTCCGGCAGTGTGAACAACTGGCCTGCCAGCCTCACTCCTCCTGTTTCATCTGGTCTTAACAATTTCTCCACTGCAGGTATCACACCTACAAATCCAAATGCCAATGGACCTGTCCCCACAGCCACAGCCACACTCTGAGCAAAAACCGCCTCAGCAGGAGTCACCTGAGGCAATGCTGTACAAGCCAAAAGAGCCGCTGGTAAAGACATCATCGAAACCCACCCAGTCTGCAATCCAAATTGGAAATTGGCAATAAGAAGTAACGTCCCTATAGCCAGACCAGTGACCGAGCACGTGACCAGCCGCAGCGGCGTCACGTGAGTGCACGCCAAAGAAGTCACGTGAGTGCACGTCAAAGAAGTCACGTGTAGAGGAGAAGCGCTCGTCACGTGCGTGGATCCGTATTCTATCACGTGCTTGTGCGAAATGGGAGCACCGGGTAATTCGTCATCCGTGTTCacgtttcttttttcttttcttttctttttcatctttttccTCAATTTCTCCATTTTCCCAATTTTTCTGGGCCTTCTCGGGTTCCGAACAACGCGGCTCTTTTTATACAAGCTTTGACCGAGACGGCGCGTAGATCGTGTGCTTTCTTTTTCTGCCTGGTTTCCGATGACGCCACACAAGATTGGCAAAACAAGGTGTGTTTGATTACTAATGACGGTAATACAAGAGCATAAGATAATCTAAAAAGCAACATGTAATCGTAAGACAAGGAGTTCAAGTTGCTTAGCAAGTTGCTTAGCAATCTAAAGATCATGATAAGGTAAGCAATAATCGTCTGCTATGGCGAGTCGTCATATGCTGTGgtacaaatatttaaaggtGCAGTTTACTTTGTAAAGATTCTGTGTGTATTTATTATGGTGGAAACTAGTTTGTACAGGGTCTAGCATGTGACATTCTTGGTAAATACTTTATTGCACCATATGCATTTTAGTGATGCTTCTTTTGGTATTACGTTTGATCTTGATCTAGATTAGAATTATTCAAGGATTAGATAAATTAGAGTTTACTGTACTTGCTAGTTTCTAGTGGGTAGCTGGTATATTTGGAATGCCAAGAACTGCTTTTTAGCTCTTTTTTAGCTAAACAACGATATATGTTTTAAAAGTGTAAGTAGGTTCTCTCATGTGTACTGTACGAAACACACTATAGTATACCACGATGCAAGAGTTATTCTCGTACATATAAATCACactatatatatgtatatatatatatatatatatatattcttgaatattctttaatatgATTCGCTTATCCGCGCTTCGCCTCGCCTTTATTATGGCTTAATAAAATGATCGGCAACCAAATTTCAATCTATTATGTATATGtatcattaaaaatatataccCAATACCATGGAAACAGATTTCTATACACTTCCTGGATCCCATAAACCGAATACTCATCCTCATATATATCCTCATCTGCCACACTTACACcatattgaagatgaaatcACTCATCTTTTAAAACCAAACCGTTCTCAAAGTCTGACATATTTCAACTATGAAGCTACCCCTCAAAGAGAACGTATCTCTTCTAGATTTGATCTTTCCAATccaaatagaaataaactAGGTACGTACGATGGTGTATTCATCCCAACGTCTTTAAACGTCCTTTCtattttaatgtttttaaGATTCGGTTTCATCTTGGGTCAATTAGGTATTCTTTGCACAATAGggttattactattaagttatttcattaatctTTTAACTACACTAAGTATATCAGCTATCTCTACAAACGGTGTAGTTAGAGGCGGTGGTGCTTATTATATGATCTCCAGATGCTTGGGTCCCGAATTCGGTGGTGCCATAGGTCTTGTATTTTTCTTGGGTCAAGTCTTTAATTCAGGTATGAATGCTATTGGTATTGTGGAACCAATTCTTTACAATTTCGGTTCCAATAATGGTGTCATCTCACCAATCTTACCAGAGACTCATTGGTTTAATTTCTCCTATGCCACAATCATCTTATTATTCTGTTTGATAGTGGCATTAATTGGATCTCAATTAGTCTCTAAAGCTGggaatattttatttttcgtTCTAATGGTTTCCATCATTTCAATACCTATTTCCTCCATCTTACAATCAccttttgaaaatgatattatatcATACACTGGACCTTCATGGGAAACTTTCCAAGGAAATTTATTCCCACAGTTTACCAAAGGTGCTGCAGGATCTTTACTACAAAACTCTAAAGAAACTTTCAACGATCTATTTGGTGTATTTTTCCCTGCTACTGCAGGTATCTTTGCCGGGGCAGGCATGTCTAGTGAATTAAGAAAACCTTCTAAATCTATTCCCAAGGGGACTCTATGGGGGTTAGCTTTCACTTTCATCTGTTATGCTATTGTCGTGATTTCAATGAGTTTTACTATCCCTCGTGAAAGTTTATATAAAGATGTTCAAATCATTCAATCAGTATCTAAAGTTCAATTGATCATCTTATTGGGTGAATTATCCACTTCTATTTTTTCCATCATCGTCGGTATCGTGGGTGCTGCTTATGTGTTAGAGGCAATCGCCAAGGATACTATCTTACCAGGTCTTTCCATTTTCTATAAAAAACctttatattcaattttattcacTTGGTTATTGACTCAATTATGTTTATTCTCAGATGTCAATAAGATTGCCACTTTCATTACAATGACTTTTCTTTTAACTTTCATAGTAATGAATTTGGCATGTTTCCTTTTAAAAGTATCATCAGCACCAAATTTTAGAccatcttttaaatatttcgaTAGACAAACAGCTTGTTTGGGGGTCATATGCTCCATCTTAGCCATGTTTATTGTAAACACTTTACAGGCCTTGGCAGTAATGTTTGCCATgtctattttatttgtaatcATCCATTATACTTGTCCACCAAAGAGTTGGGGTGATGTTTCACaaactttaatttatcatcaaGTAAGAAAATATCTATTACGTTTAAAACAAGataatatcaaatattggAGACCAcaaatacttttatttGTAGATAATCCAAGAACAAGTTGGAATTTAATCAGATTTTGtaatcatttgaaaaaaggTGGTCTATACGTATTAGCTCATGTCACGGTCTCCAATGATTTCCAAGATCAGTTtgtcaattttaaaaatcaaCAAAGAGCTTGGCATAAGATTAGAGATATGACCCAAATTAAAGCCTTTGTTCAAATAGGTATGGGCCCAACTTTACAATGGGGGGTTAGAAACGTCTTTACAGGTTCCGGTTTAGGTGGTATGAAACCTAATATAACTGTACTTGGGTTTTTCGATATgactaattttaaaaaacatGCAATACATAATACAATTCCTAGCTCGGATTCCAATGCAACCACTAGTACTGATTCTAATACTATTCCTAATCTACTCCCTAATGCATTCTCCAATTCAGAACCTTGcaattgtttcaaattaCCCACTGATGATtgtaaaaatgaaaataaagttaCTCCAACTCAATGGGTACaaatattagaagatttatCTCTAATGGGTTCGAATATTGCTGTGGCCCatgatttcaaaaaattaaatcttccttctaaaaataagaaaaatccaaaattgaagaaatttatCGATTTATATCCTGTTCAAATGTCTGCTCAAATGACCTTAAAAGATCAATCCTCGTCAATAATTACAACGAATTTTGATACTTACACTttaatattacaattaGGTGCTATCTTAGTCACGGTACCTGAATGGAAACATACTCATACTTTACGTGtcattttatttgtagaaaaggaaaataaaagaaatgatgaattagatagaatgaaaaaattattagatgcCTTGAGAATTGAAGCTGAAGTCTTGGTAGTCTCCTTAGATCAATTTAGAACTTATCAAACAATCGTAAAGGGGACTTTAATAGATTTCGAACatgtaaataatatgtTAAAAGATGATTTATGGTGGCAAGAATTAGTAGAATCAAGAAGAACTTTAAAACCAACAAGAAGATTTTCAACAACTAACACAGCAGCACCTATAATAGATCGTccaacaaatattttacaaccTAAAAAATTCGATATGTCAAAATTAATGAGACATGGAATTTCCCTTACAATGACTTCAAATATGCCCTTAAATACAACTGCTTCTGCAGTTTCAAGTGAATATTCAGATGAAGATAGTATTTTACCCTCAATGCGTGATTCAACTTTATCTATCCCATCTTTGGATCAACGTTTAAATTATGAATCTTCTAGAAGACAACAAACTATGGGCAGAAGATCTCCTACTTTGAAAATGCTTCATCCAAATCAATCTACAACTTCTGTTAATCCTGTATTCTCAAGTAATACTATACCAATAACAAAAATCTTGGAAGACGGTTCAGGTGATAAACCTACATTAA
This genomic stretch from Henningerozyma blattae CBS 6284 chromosome 1, complete genome harbors:
- the TBLA0A01760 gene encoding uncharacterized protein (similar to Saccharomyces cerevisiae YGL114W; ancestral locus Anc_6.137) yields the protein MEKLRKKMKKKRKEKRNVNTDDELPGAPISHKHVIEYGSTHVTSASPLHVTSLTCTHVTSLACTHVTPLRLVTCSVTGLAIGTLLLIANFQFGLQTGWVSMMSLPAALLACTALPQVTPAEAVFAQSVAVAVGTGPLAFGFVGVIPAVEKLLRPDETGGVRLAGQLFTLPELVTWAAALAFFGVFCAVPLRKHAIITEKLRFPSGSATATLIGVLTGTTAGRGANAGADAISGAELSGAELSGAEISGASPRDTNPAATNTITNTITSTLANTNTSPPISLLKNTFIFSSIFSAITYIFPILQNIPFLGSHLAHNYLWTFQLSPAYFGQGAIMGLPTVSHMLGGCVLGWAILAPLARHNEWVSPDSPPNDWENGIQGWILWTALSIMIADAVVGFVVFIVRSMIKLIHSNTKEFTMELSQLDGNDSLSDVPPNELVTSTTVISGLIISSLLCIILMLRLFGSQLVPIYSILLSLCLAFFFAVLAIRALGETDLNPVSGIGKLSQLIFAIVIPRSHKGAVLLNLVAGAIAEAGAQQAGDLMQDLKTGHLVGAAPRDQFIAQLLGTLWSVPLSAIVYYCYSHIYTIPGDRFRVPTAAVWVDCARLVLGQNLPKHALDCALVFAIIASFLSLIKNCYPNRTRWVPSGIAMGVGICNTPNFTLARFLGGMISSIWNHYNVSLDSTLMIIFCSGLILGEGCFSIVSMALTYFT
- the VHC1 gene encoding Vhc1p (similar to Saccharomyces cerevisiae YBR235W; ancestral locus Anc_6.146), producing METDFYTLPGSHKPNTHPHIYPHLPHLHHIEDEITHLLKPNRSQSLTYFNYEATPQRERISSRFDLSNPNRNKLGTYDGVFIPTSLNVLSILMFLRFGFILGQLGILCTIGLLLLSYFINLLTTLSISAISTNGVVRGGGAYYMISRCLGPEFGGAIGLVFFLGQVFNSGMNAIGIVEPILYNFGSNNGVISPILPETHWFNFSYATIILLFCLIVALIGSQLVSKAGNILFFVLMVSIISIPISSILQSPFENDIISYTGPSWETFQGNLFPQFTKGAAGSLLQNSKETFNDLFGVFFPATAGIFAGAGMSSELRKPSKSIPKGTLWGLAFTFICYAIVVISMSFTIPRESLYKDVQIIQSVSKVQLIILLGELSTSIFSIIVGIVGAAYVLEAIAKDTILPGLSIFYKKPLYSILFTWLLTQLCLFSDVNKIATFITMTFLLTFIVMNLACFLLKVSSAPNFRPSFKYFDRQTACLGVICSILAMFIVNTLQALAVMFAMSILFVIIHYTCPPKSWGDVSQTLIYHQVRKYLLRLKQDNIKYWRPQILLFVDNPRTSWNLIRFCNHLKKGGLYVLAHVTVSNDFQDQFVNFKNQQRAWHKIRDMTQIKAFVQIGMGPTLQWGVRNVFTGSGLGGMKPNITVLGFFDMTNFKKHAIHNTIPSSDSNATTSTDSNTIPNLLPNAFSNSEPCNCFKLPTDDCKNENKVTPTQWVQILEDLSLMGSNIAVAHDFKKLNLPSKNKKNPKLKKFIDLYPVQMSAQMTLKDQSSSIITTNFDTYTLILQLGAILVTVPEWKHTHTLRVILFVEKENKRNDELDRMKKLLDALRIEAEVLVVSLDQFRTYQTIVKGTLIDFEHVNNMLKDDLWWQELVESRRTLKPTRRFSTTNTAAPIIDRPTNILQPKKFDMSKLMRHGISLTMTSNMPLNTTASAVSSEYSDEDSILPSMRDSTLSIPSLDQRLNYESSRRQQTMGRRSPTLKMLHPNQSTTSVNPVFSSNTIPITKILEDGSGDKPTLIPIEENNQNDDQDDEVQPENLEISPACSNESLIAAMENLGFNDMPSKAQHLILNDMMSQLSSTSDLIFSTLPLPPLGTHLNDEAALRYVQDLDIWLDGLAPTMLINSQSLTVTTAL